A genomic segment from Bradyrhizobium sp. ISRA430 encodes:
- a CDS encoding alpha-E domain-containing protein, translated as MLSRTAENLYWLARYVERAEYLARTIDATLRVTALPAAYIGKTNEWDSALLTAGVAASFYQQYQEANETNVVDYLSFSPDNPSSIRNCIEAARLNSRSVRTALTSEMWDTINSAWIELQAVWSKGTSTREELAKFLRFVQETSLRFDGSAYRTMLRNDAYWFSRMGVHLERADNTARILDVKYHVLLPEEEHVGGPLDFYQWSSILRSVSALTAYHWVYRETLKPWLIADLLILNDTLPRSLASCYGNLVRNLDQVGVAYGRQGPAQRHARGIRNRLEHSNMNDIFQHGVHEFIQEFIADNSRLGEIITRQYLI; from the coding sequence ATGCTGTCGCGTACCGCCGAAAACCTCTACTGGCTCGCCCGCTACGTCGAACGGGCCGAATATCTCGCGCGCACCATCGATGCGACGCTGCGCGTCACCGCACTTCCCGCCGCCTATATCGGCAAGACCAATGAATGGGACTCGGCGCTGCTCACCGCCGGCGTCGCCGCGAGCTTCTATCAGCAATATCAGGAAGCCAACGAAACCAACGTCGTCGACTATCTCTCCTTCTCGCCGGACAATCCGTCCTCGATCAGGAACTGCATCGAGGCGGCGCGGCTGAACTCGCGCTCGGTGCGCACGGCGCTCACCAGCGAGATGTGGGATACCATCAACTCGGCCTGGATCGAGCTCCAGGCGGTCTGGAGCAAGGGCACCTCCACGCGCGAGGAGCTGGCAAAGTTCCTGCGCTTCGTGCAGGAGACGTCCCTGCGCTTCGACGGCTCCGCCTACCGGACCATGCTGCGCAACGACGCCTACTGGTTCTCGCGGATGGGCGTGCATCTCGAGCGCGCCGACAACACCGCGCGCATTCTCGACGTGAAGTACCACGTGCTGCTGCCCGAGGAGGAGCATGTCGGCGGCCCGCTCGATTTCTATCAGTGGAGCTCGATCCTGCGCTCGGTCTCGGCACTCACCGCCTATCACTGGGTCTACCGCGAGACGCTGAAACCCTGGCTGATCGCCGATCTGCTCATCCTCAACGATACGCTGCCGCGCTCGCTTGCGAGCTGCTACGGCAATCTCGTCCGCAACCTCGACCAGGTCGGCGTCGCCTATGGCCGCCAGGGCCCGGCCCAGCGCCACGCCCGCGGCATCCGCAACCGGCTGGAGCACTCCAACATGAACGACATCTTCCAGCATGGCGTGCATGAATTCATTCAGGAATTCATCGCGGACAATTCCAGGCTGGGCGAAATCATCACGAGGCAGTATTTGATCTGA
- a CDS encoding circularly permuted type 2 ATP-grasp protein, with product MAVAFDEMNIPGGELRPAYQELARWLKETPPEALEYRRQEAELLFRRIGITFAVYGEAESTERLIPFDVIPRIMSGKEWALLEKGLKQRVRALNMFLRDIYHGRDILRAEIVPDDLIFQNPVFRPEMNGQHVPHDVYVHIAGIDIVRVDANDFIVLEDNARTPSGVSYMLENREIMMRLFPDLFARHRVAPVERYPDELLAALRSVAPHGASSEPTVALLTPGVYNSAYYEHSFLADKLGIELVEGRDLIVKNNEVFMRTTEGLKRVDVIYRRVDDDFLDPLTFRPDSVLGVPGLMSAYAAGNITLANAVGTGIADDKAIYSYMPDIVKFYLGEEPILKNVPTWRCREPKDLAYVLDNLSELVVKEVHGSGGYGMLIGPAATKATIEAFREKLKREPEGFIAQPTLALSTCPTCTASGLAPRHVDLRPFVLTGSKHTTIVPGGLTRVALKEGSLVVNSSQGGGTKDTWILDE from the coding sequence ATGGCAGTCGCGTTTGATGAAATGAATATCCCCGGCGGGGAGCTTCGCCCCGCCTATCAGGAGCTGGCACGCTGGCTCAAGGAGACGCCTCCCGAGGCGCTCGAATATCGCCGCCAGGAGGCCGAGCTCCTGTTCCGCCGCATCGGCATCACCTTCGCGGTCTATGGCGAGGCCGAGTCCACCGAACGCCTGATCCCGTTCGACGTGATCCCGCGGATCATGTCGGGCAAGGAATGGGCGCTGCTGGAAAAGGGCCTGAAGCAGCGCGTGCGTGCGCTCAACATGTTCCTGCGCGACATCTATCACGGCCGCGACATCCTGCGCGCCGAGATCGTGCCCGATGATCTGATCTTCCAGAACCCGGTGTTCCGTCCCGAGATGAACGGCCAGCATGTGCCGCACGACGTCTACGTGCACATCGCCGGCATCGACATCGTCCGGGTCGACGCCAACGACTTCATCGTGCTGGAGGACAATGCGCGCACGCCGTCGGGCGTGTCCTACATGCTGGAAAACCGCGAGATCATGATGCGGCTGTTTCCGGACCTGTTCGCCCGCCACAGGGTAGCGCCGGTCGAGCGCTATCCGGACGAACTGCTCGCCGCGCTGCGCTCGGTCGCGCCGCACGGCGCATCGAGCGAGCCGACGGTGGCGCTGCTCACCCCCGGCGTGTACAATTCGGCTTACTACGAGCACTCCTTCCTCGCCGACAAGCTCGGCATCGAGCTCGTCGAAGGCCGCGACCTCATCGTCAAGAACAACGAAGTGTTCATGCGGACGACCGAGGGGCTGAAGCGTGTCGACGTGATCTATCGCCGCGTCGACGACGACTTCCTCGATCCCCTCACCTTCCGCCCCGACTCCGTGCTCGGGGTGCCGGGACTGATGTCGGCCTATGCGGCCGGCAACATCACGCTGGCGAATGCCGTCGGCACCGGCATTGCCGACGACAAAGCGATCTACTCCTACATGCCGGATATCGTGAAATTCTATCTCGGCGAGGAGCCGATCCTGAAGAACGTGCCGACCTGGCGCTGCCGCGAGCCGAAGGACCTCGCCTATGTGCTCGACAATCTCAGCGAGCTCGTGGTGAAGGAGGTGCACGGCTCCGGCGGCTACGGCATGCTGATCGGGCCGGCGGCGACGAAGGCGACGATCGAAGCCTTCCGCGAGAAGCTCAAGCGCGAGCCGGAAGGTTTCATCGCCCAGCCGACGCTGGCGCTCTCGACCTGCCCGACCTGCACGGCGTCAGGCCTCGCGCCGCGCCATGTCGACCTGCGCCCCTTCGTGCTGACCGGCAGCAAGCACACCACCATCGTGCCCGGCGGCCTCACCCGCGTCGCGCTGAAGGAAGGCTCGCTGGTGGTGAATTCGAGCCAGGGCGGCGGCACCAAGGACACCTGGATTCTGGACGAGTAG
- a CDS encoding cupin domain-containing protein, whose translation MAKTKKPASRSAAQPAVKKRSGSKAAARSSARKAVKAKARTTPAKSSARKAARPKQRIAVSHHREEDFKADGLRAYAQYRDLGISDATHGLAQAHVIRLLPPCNPAEVSKLHYHDVEFQMVYVLKGWVKTYMDGQGETLMTQGSAWTQPPKIKHMILDYSDDVELLEVILPAEFKTVELKA comes from the coding sequence ATGGCCAAGACCAAGAAGCCGGCATCGCGCAGCGCCGCACAGCCTGCGGTGAAGAAGAGGAGCGGCAGCAAGGCCGCGGCGCGGTCCTCGGCGCGCAAGGCGGTGAAAGCGAAGGCGCGCACGACACCGGCCAAATCGTCCGCCAGGAAGGCTGCGCGGCCGAAGCAGCGCATCGCCGTCAGCCATCACCGCGAAGAAGACTTCAAGGCCGACGGCCTGCGCGCCTACGCCCAGTATCGCGACCTCGGCATCTCCGATGCAACCCATGGCCTCGCACAAGCGCATGTCATCCGCCTCTTGCCACCGTGCAATCCGGCCGAGGTCTCAAAGCTCCACTATCACGACGTCGAATTCCAGATGGTCTATGTGCTCAAGGGCTGGGTGAAGACCTATATGGACGGCCAGGGCGAGACGCTGATGACGCAAGGCAGCGCCTGGACCCAGCCGCCGAAGATCAAGCACATGATCCTCGACTATTCGGATGATGTCGAACTGCTGGAGGTGATCCTGCCGGCGGAATTCAAGACGGTGGAGTTGAAGGCGTAG
- a CDS encoding SDR family oxidoreductase encodes MSEAKKIAVVTGAGTGVGRAAALALMNAGFTVVLTGRRLDMLEETAKLGPAGKSLCVTADMTKPDSIAALFAKVSQTYGRLDVLFNNAGMGAPAVNFEDLSLEQWQAVVNTNLTGPFLCTQHAFRIMKDQTPRGGRIINNGSISAHAPRPFSAAYTSTKHAITGLTRASNLDGRMYDIAVGQVDIGNAATPMTDRMVNGPGVLQPDGTTKHEPRMDAKAVGDAVAYMAGLPLDANVLFMTVMATKMPFVGRG; translated from the coding sequence ATGAGTGAAGCAAAGAAGATCGCAGTGGTGACCGGCGCCGGCACTGGTGTCGGACGTGCGGCGGCGCTGGCGCTGATGAACGCGGGCTTCACCGTGGTGCTCACCGGACGCCGGCTCGACATGCTCGAGGAGACGGCGAAGCTTGGTCCGGCCGGCAAGAGCCTTTGCGTTACCGCCGACATGACCAAACCCGACTCGATCGCCGCGCTGTTCGCCAAGGTGAGCCAGACCTATGGCCGGCTCGACGTGCTCTTCAACAATGCCGGCATGGGCGCACCGGCCGTGAATTTCGAGGACCTCAGCCTCGAACAGTGGCAGGCGGTGGTGAACACCAACCTCACCGGCCCGTTCCTGTGCACACAGCACGCCTTCCGCATCATGAAGGACCAGACCCCGCGCGGCGGCCGCATCATCAACAACGGCTCGATCTCGGCGCACGCGCCACGGCCGTTCTCGGCAGCCTACACCTCGACCAAGCACGCCATCACGGGCCTCACCAGGGCGAGCAATCTCGACGGCCGCATGTACGATATCGCGGTCGGCCAGGTCGACATCGGCAATGCCGCTACCCCCATGACCGATCGCATGGTCAACGGCCCCGGCGTGCTGCAGCCGGACGGCACGACGAAGCACGAGCCCCGCATGGACGCCAAGGCGGTCGGCGATGCCGTCGCCTACATGGCCGGCCTGCCGCTCGATGCCAACGTCCTGTTCATGACGGTGATGGCGACCAAGATGCCGTTCGTGGGACGGGGCTAA
- a CDS encoding proteasome-type protease, translating into MTYCCGILVRDGLVMIADTRTNAGLDNVSTFRKLHIFSKPGERIMAIASAGNLAISQSVLSTLTEGLEDPDTGEVETLMNAPTMFQAAQRIGRAIRAVHATEGPALKSEDVSFDVSFLFGGQIKGARMRLFMVYTAGNFIECTTDTPYLQIGEHKYGKPVLDRAMHYDVELYEALKTGLISMDSTMRSNLGVGLPIDVLVVRADACDADLNHRIEAGEPYFHDLRSRWSAALRAAHQNIPRPPYKNEKEPKT; encoded by the coding sequence ATGACCTATTGTTGCGGAATCCTGGTTCGGGACGGGCTCGTCATGATTGCCGACACCCGCACCAATGCCGGCCTCGACAACGTCTCGACCTTCCGCAAGCTCCACATCTTCTCCAAGCCCGGCGAGCGCATCATGGCGATTGCCAGCGCCGGCAACCTCGCCATCAGCCAGTCGGTGCTGTCGACCCTGACCGAAGGCCTGGAAGACCCCGACACGGGCGAGGTCGAGACGCTGATGAATGCGCCGACCATGTTCCAGGCCGCCCAGCGGATTGGCCGCGCGATCCGCGCCGTGCACGCCACGGAAGGACCGGCACTGAAATCCGAGGACGTCTCGTTCGACGTCTCCTTCCTGTTCGGCGGCCAGATCAAGGGCGCGCGCATGCGCCTGTTCATGGTCTACACCGCCGGCAACTTCATCGAATGCACCACCGACACGCCGTATTTGCAGATCGGCGAGCACAAATACGGCAAGCCGGTGCTCGACCGCGCCATGCACTACGACGTCGAGCTCTACGAGGCGCTGAAGACCGGCCTGATCTCGATGGACTCCACCATGCGCTCCAATCTCGGCGTCGGCCTTCCGATCGACGTGCTGGTGGTGCGCGCGGATGCCTGCGATGCCGACCTCAATCACCGCATCGAGGCGGGCGAGCCCTATTTCCACGACCTGCGTTCGCGCTGGTCCGCGGCGCTGCGCGCGGCGCACCAGAACATCCCGCGCCCGCCCTACAAGAACGAAAAAGAACCCAAAACCTGA
- a CDS encoding co-chaperone GroES has translation MKFRPLHDRVVVKRIDAEEKTAGGIIIPDTAKEKPSQGEVVAVGPGGRDEAGKLIPIDLKVGDRVLFGKWSGTEVKIDGQDLLIMKESDVMGVLEVSDSKKKAA, from the coding sequence ATGAAATTCCGTCCGCTTCACGACCGCGTCGTGGTCAAGCGCATCGACGCAGAAGAGAAGACCGCTGGCGGCATCATCATTCCCGACACTGCCAAGGAAAAGCCCTCCCAGGGCGAAGTCGTCGCCGTTGGCCCCGGTGGCCGCGACGAGGCTGGCAAGCTGATCCCGATCGACCTGAAGGTCGGCGACCGCGTGCTGTTCGGCAAGTGGTCCGGCACCGAAGTCAAGATCGACGGCCAGGACCTGCTGATCATGAAGGAGAGCGACGTGATGGGCGTCCTCGAGGTCAGCGATTCCAAGAAGAAGGCGGCTTAA
- a CDS encoding nucleoside transporter C-terminal domain-containing protein — MLRLQSALGIFALLLIAWALGENRRAVSTRQAAIGLVVTFVTAVVLLKLPVVAHAFGAINDAVGAISSASRAGSSFVFGYVGGGTPPFDVKVPGADFILAFQALPIVLVMSVLTTLLFYWRVLPPIVRGMAWLLERTLGVGGAVGLSTAANIFLGMVEAPLFVRPYLAQMTRSELFLVMTGGMAGIAGTVLVLYATLLAPLIPDAAAHFVIASVLGAPAAILVSLIMVPETSDKRTGGALEDPEMEVSSTMDAIVKGTSAGLELLLNIVAMLLVLVALVYLVNATLGLLPNVGGAAISLQRLLGLVMAPVCWLMGLPWDQAVTAGSLMGTKTVLNELIAYVDLSKLAPDALDARSRLIMLYAMCGFANFASLGIMIGGLGVMAPERREEINALGLKSIVSGTLTTCLMGAVVGVMT; from the coding sequence ATGCTGCGGCTGCAATCGGCACTCGGCATTTTCGCATTGCTGCTGATCGCCTGGGCGCTCGGCGAAAACCGACGCGCGGTCTCAACGCGCCAGGCGGCGATCGGGCTCGTCGTCACCTTCGTGACCGCGGTCGTCCTGTTGAAGCTGCCGGTCGTGGCGCATGCCTTCGGCGCCATCAACGACGCGGTCGGCGCCATCTCATCGGCTTCGCGCGCCGGCTCGTCCTTCGTGTTCGGCTATGTCGGCGGCGGCACCCCGCCCTTCGACGTCAAGGTGCCCGGAGCCGATTTCATCCTGGCGTTCCAGGCGCTGCCGATCGTGCTGGTCATGAGCGTGCTGACGACGCTCTTGTTCTATTGGCGGGTGCTGCCGCCGATCGTGCGCGGCATGGCGTGGCTGCTCGAACGCACGCTCGGCGTCGGCGGCGCGGTCGGGCTGTCGACCGCCGCCAACATCTTCCTCGGCATGGTCGAGGCGCCGCTGTTCGTGCGGCCGTATCTGGCGCAGATGACGCGCAGCGAATTATTCCTGGTGATGACCGGCGGCATGGCCGGCATCGCCGGCACGGTGCTGGTGCTCTATGCGACGCTGCTGGCGCCGCTGATCCCCGATGCTGCGGCACATTTCGTCATCGCCTCGGTGCTGGGCGCGCCGGCCGCGATCCTCGTCAGCCTGATCATGGTGCCGGAGACCAGCGACAAACGCACCGGCGGCGCGCTGGAGGATCCCGAGATGGAGGTCTCCAGCACGATGGACGCCATCGTGAAGGGCACGAGCGCGGGCCTCGAGCTGCTGCTTAACATCGTCGCCATGCTGCTGGTGCTGGTGGCGCTGGTCTATCTCGTCAACGCCACCCTCGGCCTGCTGCCGAACGTTGGCGGCGCCGCGATCTCGCTGCAACGCCTGCTCGGGCTCGTGATGGCGCCGGTGTGCTGGCTGATGGGCTTGCCATGGGATCAGGCCGTCACGGCCGGCAGTCTGATGGGCACAAAGACCGTGCTCAACGAACTGATCGCCTATGTCGATCTGTCGAAACTTGCGCCGGACGCGCTCGACGCACGCTCGCGCCTGATCATGCTCTACGCGATGTGTGGCTTTGCGAATTTCGCCAGCCTCGGCATCATGATCGGCGGCCTCGGTGTGATGGCGCCGGAGCGGCGCGAGGAGATCAATGCGCTCGGGCTGAAGTCGATCGTATCGGGGACGCTGACGACGTGTTTGATGGGGGCGGTGGTGGGGGTCATGACCTGA
- a CDS encoding MFS transporter: protein MSEELSEERPVSANPPVSARVLFSHRAFLFFLLSRSLSRFSSQIAAVAIGWQIYDLTGSAFDLGMVGLVQFLPTALLVFVAGHAADRYERKRVVQLCQLVEAATALYLAISTYLGAVGEVQIFVATFVLGIAGAFESPTTAALLPLIAPQGSLQRATAISSGAAQVATITGPALGGFAYAIAPHLAYAVMVLFWIFGMILTGFIRPRPQAVAKDMGADNIFAGVRFIRGNPAILGTISLDLFAVLFGGVTALLPIYARDILQTGPVGLGVLRAAPAVGALVMTMVLARHAISRHVGLRMFQAVIVFGIATVVFALSSWMWLSVVSLAILGAADTISVVIRFSLVQLATPDEMRGRVGAVNFLFINASNQLGQFESGLTAALFGAMPAAVLGGVCTIAVALLWMKLFPSLRQVERLE from the coding sequence CTGAGTGAAGAGCTAAGCGAAGAGCGGCCGGTGTCAGCGAATCCGCCGGTCAGTGCCCGCGTGCTGTTCTCCCACCGCGCCTTCCTGTTCTTCCTGCTCTCGCGCAGCCTGTCGCGCTTTTCCAGCCAGATCGCGGCGGTCGCGATCGGCTGGCAGATCTACGATCTCACCGGCTCGGCGTTCGACCTCGGCATGGTCGGGCTCGTGCAGTTCCTGCCCACGGCGCTCCTGGTGTTCGTCGCCGGCCACGCCGCCGATCGCTACGAGCGCAAGCGCGTCGTCCAGCTCTGCCAGCTCGTTGAAGCGGCGACGGCGCTCTATCTCGCCATCAGCACCTATCTCGGTGCGGTCGGCGAGGTGCAGATCTTCGTCGCCACCTTCGTGCTCGGCATCGCCGGCGCCTTCGAGAGCCCGACCACTGCGGCCCTGCTGCCGCTGATCGCGCCGCAGGGGTCGCTCCAGCGCGCAACCGCGATCTCGAGCGGCGCGGCGCAGGTCGCGACCATCACGGGTCCCGCGCTCGGCGGCTTCGCCTATGCGATCGCGCCGCATCTGGCCTATGCCGTGATGGTGCTGTTCTGGATTTTCGGGATGATCCTGACCGGCTTCATCCGGCCGCGCCCGCAGGCGGTCGCCAAGGATATGGGCGCGGACAACATCTTTGCTGGCGTCCGTTTCATCCGCGGCAATCCGGCGATCCTCGGCACCATCTCGCTTGACCTGTTCGCCGTGCTATTCGGCGGCGTCACCGCGCTGCTGCCGATCTATGCCCGCGACATCCTGCAGACCGGCCCGGTCGGGCTCGGCGTCTTGCGTGCGGCGCCGGCCGTCGGCGCGCTGGTCATGACCATGGTGCTGGCGCGTCATGCCATCTCGCGGCATGTCGGCCTGCGCATGTTCCAGGCCGTGATCGTGTTCGGCATCGCCACCGTCGTGTTCGCGCTGTCGTCCTGGATGTGGCTGTCGGTGGTGTCGCTTGCGATTCTCGGCGCGGCCGACACGATCAGCGTCGTGATCCGCTTCTCGCTGGTGCAGTTGGCGACGCCCGACGAGATGCGCGGCCGCGTCGGTGCAGTGAACTTCCTCTTCATCAACGCCTCGAACCAGCTCGGCCAGTTCGAGAGCGGGCTGACGGCCGCGCTGTTTGGCGCCATGCCGGCCGCCGTGCTCGGCGGCGTCTGCACCATCGCGGTTGCGCTCTTGTGGATGAAGCTGTTTCCAAGCCTGCGGCAGGTGGAGCGGCTGGAGTAG
- a CDS encoding transglutaminase family protein, which produces MRLRIQHTTTYRYEPPATSVIQVLRMTPGSHDGQYVAEWQIDVSADTKLDTHEDAFGNVTHVLSCGPVGDIKISAEGLIETHDTGGVLRGTDERFPPGMFLRTTQLTEVNPAMAAVARQLRAEAESDTLGFLHTLMTQISEHMTFDEDPTNSGTSAAEAFTLKRGVCQDYAHIFIACARTGGVPARFVSGHFLRADGTIHQNAGHAWAEAYVADLGWIGFDPANCICSTDAHVRVAIGLDYLGAAPVRGTRYGGGIETLTVAVKVEQAGRGGQSQSQWQG; this is translated from the coding sequence ATGCGCCTGCGAATCCAGCACACCACGACCTATCGCTACGAACCGCCGGCGACGAGCGTGATCCAGGTCCTGCGCATGACGCCCGGCAGCCACGACGGGCAATATGTGGCGGAATGGCAGATCGACGTCTCGGCCGACACCAAGCTCGACACCCACGAGGATGCGTTCGGCAACGTCACCCATGTCCTGTCCTGCGGACCCGTCGGCGATATCAAGATCAGCGCCGAGGGCCTGATCGAGACCCACGACACCGGCGGCGTGCTGCGCGGCACCGACGAACGCTTTCCGCCCGGCATGTTCCTGCGGACGACGCAGCTCACCGAGGTCAATCCGGCGATGGCCGCGGTCGCGCGGCAGTTGCGCGCGGAGGCCGAGAGCGACACGCTCGGCTTCCTGCACACGCTGATGACGCAGATCAGCGAGCACATGACCTTCGACGAGGACCCGACCAACAGCGGCACCTCGGCAGCGGAGGCATTCACGCTCAAGCGCGGCGTCTGCCAGGACTACGCGCATATCTTCATCGCCTGCGCCCGCACCGGCGGCGTGCCGGCGCGCTTCGTCTCCGGCCACTTCCTGCGCGCCGACGGCACCATCCACCAGAATGCCGGCCACGCCTGGGCGGAAGCGTACGTAGCCGATCTCGGCTGGATCGGCTTCGATCCCGCCAACTGCATCTGCTCGACGGACGCCCATGTCCGCGTCGCGATCGGGCTCGACTATCTCGGCGCGGCGCCCGTGCGCGGCACCCGTTATGGCGGCGGCATCGAGACGCTGACCGTGGCGGTCAAGGTCGAGCAGGCCGGCCGCGGCGGCCAGTCCCAATCGCAATGGCAGGGGTGA
- a CDS encoding usg protein gives MGLPVGGVSEDFRKQMLGYGLTTAQILYRMPDHPSLLQTYVWQNYDVFPKFPALTDFLAFWEEKLDGPLFSVTVAHSKLIKPAELRAVDGVFRLN, from the coding sequence ATGGGCTTGCCGGTTGGGGGTGTTTCCGAGGACTTCCGGAAACAGATGCTTGGTTACGGGCTGACGACGGCGCAAATTCTCTATCGGATGCCGGATCATCCCTCGCTGCTGCAGACTTACGTCTGGCAGAACTACGATGTCTTCCCGAAATTCCCGGCGCTGACCGACTTCCTGGCGTTCTGGGAGGAGAAGCTCGACGGTCCGCTGTTCTCGGTGACGGTGGCGCACTCCAAGCTGATCAAGCCCGCGGAGCTGCGCGCCGTGGACGGCGTGTTCAGGCTGAACTGA
- the groL gene encoding chaperonin GroEL (60 kDa chaperone family; promotes refolding of misfolded polypeptides especially under stressful conditions; forms two stacked rings of heptamers to form a barrel-shaped 14mer; ends can be capped by GroES; misfolded proteins enter the barrel where they are refolded when GroES binds) has product MAAKEVKFSVEARDKMLRGVDILANAVKVTLGPKGRNVVLDKSFGAPRITKDGVTVAKEIELDDKFENMGAQMVREVASKSADAAGDGTTTATVLAAAIVKEGAKSVAAGMNPMDLKRGIDLAVEAVVADLEKNSKKVTSNDEIAQVGTISANGDAEIGKFLSDAMKKVGNEGVITVEEAKSLETELDVVEGMQFDRGYISPYFVTNADKMRVEMDDAYILINEKKLSSLNELLPLLEAVVQTGKPLVIVAEDVEGEALATLVVNRLRGGLKVAAVKAPGFGDRRKAMLQDIAILTGGQAISEDLGIKLENVTLNMLGRAKKVMIDKENTTIVNGAGKKADIEARVAQIKAQIEETTSDYDREKLQERLAKLAGGVAVIRVGGATEVEVKERKDRVDDAMHATRAAVEEGIVPGGGVALLRASEQLKGLRTKNDDQKTGVEIVRKALSAPARQIAINAGEDGSVIIGKILENKAYNYGFDSQTGEYGNLVTKGIIDPTKVVRTAIQNAASVAALLITTEAMVAELPKKGGAGPAMPPGGGMGGMDF; this is encoded by the coding sequence ATGGCAGCCAAAGAAGTCAAATTCTCGGTTGAGGCGCGCGACAAGATGCTGCGTGGCGTCGACATCCTCGCCAATGCAGTGAAGGTCACCCTCGGCCCGAAGGGCCGCAACGTCGTTCTCGACAAATCGTTCGGCGCTCCGCGCATCACCAAGGACGGCGTCACCGTCGCCAAGGAGATCGAGCTCGACGACAAGTTCGAGAACATGGGCGCCCAGATGGTGCGCGAAGTCGCCTCCAAGTCCGCTGATGCGGCCGGCGACGGCACCACCACCGCGACCGTGCTCGCGGCCGCGATCGTGAAGGAAGGCGCCAAGTCGGTCGCCGCCGGCATGAACCCGATGGACCTCAAGCGCGGCATCGACCTCGCGGTCGAAGCCGTGGTTGCGGACCTCGAGAAGAACTCGAAGAAGGTCACCTCGAATGACGAGATCGCCCAGGTCGGCACCATCTCGGCCAACGGCGACGCGGAGATCGGCAAGTTCCTCTCCGACGCCATGAAGAAGGTCGGCAACGAGGGTGTCATCACCGTCGAGGAAGCCAAGTCGCTCGAGACCGAGCTCGACGTCGTCGAGGGCATGCAGTTCGATCGCGGCTACATCTCGCCCTACTTCGTCACCAACGCCGACAAGATGCGCGTCGAGATGGATGACGCCTACATCCTCATCAACGAGAAGAAGCTCTCCTCGCTGAACGAGCTGCTCCCGCTGCTCGAGGCCGTGGTGCAGACCGGCAAGCCGCTGGTCATCGTCGCCGAGGACGTCGAGGGCGAAGCGCTCGCTACCCTCGTCGTGAACCGTCTCCGTGGCGGCCTGAAGGTCGCGGCCGTCAAGGCTCCGGGCTTCGGCGATCGCCGCAAGGCCATGCTCCAGGACATCGCGATCCTGACCGGCGGCCAGGCGATCTCGGAAGATCTCGGCATCAAGCTCGAGAACGTCACGCTCAACATGCTCGGTCGCGCCAAGAAGGTGATGATCGACAAGGAGAACACCACGATCGTCAACGGCGCCGGCAAGAAGGCCGACATCGAGGCGCGCGTGGCCCAGATCAAGGCGCAGATCGAGGAGACCACCTCGGACTACGACCGCGAGAAGCTCCAGGAGCGTCTCGCCAAGCTCGCAGGCGGCGTCGCGGTGATCCGCGTCGGCGGCGCGACCGAGGTCGAGGTGAAGGAGCGCAAGGATCGCGTTGATGACGCGATGCATGCGACCCGTGCGGCTGTCGAGGAAGGCATCGTCCCGGGCGGCGGCGTCGCCCTGCTCCGTGCCTCCGAGCAGCTCAAGGGCCTGCGCACCAAGAACGACGACCAGAAGACCGGCGTCGAGATCGTGCGCAAGGCGCTGTCCGCGCCGGCTCGCCAGATCGCGATCAACGCCGGTGAAGACGGCTCGGTGATCATCGGAAAGATCCTGGAGAACAAGGCCTACAACTACGGCTTCGACTCCCAGACCGGCGAATACGGCAACCTGGTCACCAAGGGCATCATCGACCCCACCAAGGTCGTGCGCACCGCGATCCAGAACGCAGCCTCGGTTGCAGCTCTGCTGATCACCACGGAAGCCATGGTCGCCGAGCTGCCCAAGAAGGGCGGCGCCGGCCCCGCGATGCCTCCGGGCGGCGGCATGGGCGGCATGGACTTCTGA